A window of the Deltaproteobacteria bacterium genome harbors these coding sequences:
- a CDS encoding O-acetyl-ADP-ribose deacetylase, producing the protein MDKRIQIVEGDITRQEVDAIVNAANNSLLGGGGVDGAIHRAAGPELLEETRKIGGCPTGEARVSKGYRLPAKWVIHTVGPVWTGGQRNEEALLAGCYRSSLKAAVDLGVKSIAFPSISTGAYGFPLERATEIALEETRKFLQEDQTLEKVVFVCFGEKVYRTYREIASRIFGEQPG; encoded by the coding sequence ATGGACAAACGCATACAGATCGTCGAGGGAGACATCACCCGGCAGGAGGTGGACGCCATTGTTAACGCGGCGAACAATTCCCTGCTGGGCGGTGGCGGAGTCGATGGGGCCATTCATAGGGCGGCTGGGCCGGAACTCCTGGAGGAAACCCGCAAGATCGGTGGATGCCCGACCGGTGAGGCACGTGTCAGCAAGGGCTACCGGCTCCCTGCCAAGTGGGTCATTCATACCGTGGGTCCCGTCTGGACCGGGGGGCAAAGAAACGAAGAGGCCCTCCTGGCCGGTTGCTACCGCAGCAGTCTAAAGGCCGCCGTTGACCTGGGTGTGAAATCCATCGCTTTTCCGTCCATCAGTACGGGGGCCTACGGGTTCCCCCTGGAAAGGGCCACGGAAATCGCCCTTGAGGAGACCCGAAAATTCCTTCAAGAAGACCAAACCCTGGAAAAGGTGGTCTTCGTCTGCTTCGGAGAAAAGGTCTATCGGACTTACCGGGAGATCGCCTCCAGGATCTTCGGGGAACAGCCTGGATAA
- a CDS encoding cytoplasmic protein — protein sequence MPKHHHRFVEKYDGLVGFGLSREVNEYTLTYYLQKFSDDDHMSLIRRRMSDEDLEGLFNLLGRLLKTYLTEKEYHRYFLKDED from the coding sequence ATGCCCAAACACCACCACCGCTTCGTCGAGAAATACGATGGCCTTGTCGGGTTCGGCCTCAGCAGGGAGGTGAACGAGTACACCCTGACCTATTACCTGCAGAAATTTTCAGACGATGATCACATGTCCCTGATCCGAAGGCGGATGTCCGACGAGGACTTGGAGGGCCTCTTCAACCTCCTGGGACGGTTGCTCAAGACCTATCTTACCGAAAAGGAGTACCACCGCTATTTCCTGAAGGATGAGGACTAG
- a CDS encoding PAS domain S-box protein codes for MEKQSVDDLRKEVKRLKQHLEEKTREIESLKWSRLFLESIFDGISDEILILDDDYTILNANKTFLENYGLEKDRAVGKKCYEIKQHSGGPCAWENTTCPLDEARNTAKRVKMTHEHTPDGENAKKFLIDMFPIVLENGRISCFAEIARELTDYKALARRLQASEKRFRAILDTATNAILSIDESHRIILFNKAAQRIFGYSPLEILGKDLGILIPERYGDHHVFVKRFLERRESEIMGKTLSLAALHKEGWEFPVELSLSHIELDGRTTFTAIIRDVSERRHLEKKLLQSERLAAVGQAVAHVAHEIKNPLMIIGGFTSQLKKSLTGEKDLHKLNMILDEVGRLERLVAGLGDFTKTYRLTKKMANVNDILRDVMKIMAEVYPPNRYGFREELSDQIQEIHCDPDKLKQVFINIVSNGFQAMNEGGKIAVSTESIPEGVEIRISDEGVGIPEEDLHHIFEPFYTTRERGSGLGLPISYKIVEAHEGDISAVSRPGKGTTFIIRLPAC; via the coding sequence AATCGATCTTTGACGGTATCAGTGATGAGATCTTGATTTTGGATGATGACTATACCATCCTGAATGCCAACAAGACCTTCCTGGAGAACTACGGGCTGGAAAAAGACAGGGCCGTAGGGAAGAAATGTTATGAGATCAAGCAACATTCGGGAGGCCCATGTGCCTGGGAAAACACCACCTGTCCTCTGGACGAGGCCAGGAACACCGCCAAACGGGTGAAGATGACCCATGAACATACTCCTGACGGGGAGAATGCAAAGAAGTTCCTGATCGACATGTTTCCCATCGTCCTGGAGAACGGGCGCATTTCCTGCTTTGCAGAGATCGCCCGAGAGTTGACGGATTACAAGGCCTTGGCGAGGAGGCTCCAGGCCTCGGAAAAGCGTTTCCGGGCTATCCTGGACACAGCCACCAACGCCATCCTCAGTATCGACGAAAGCCATCGGATCATCCTTTTTAACAAGGCCGCACAAAGAATTTTCGGCTATTCTCCTCTGGAGATCCTTGGAAAGGACCTAGGCATCCTCATTCCTGAGCGTTACGGAGACCACCATGTCTTTGTGAAGCGATTCCTGGAGCGCAGGGAATCTGAGATCATGGGGAAAACTTTGTCTCTTGCCGCCCTTCATAAGGAAGGATGGGAATTCCCTGTCGAACTCAGTCTTTCCCATATAGAATTGGACGGAAGAACCACTTTCACCGCCATCATCAGGGACGTTTCGGAAAGACGGCATCTCGAGAAGAAACTCCTCCAATCCGAACGGTTGGCGGCCGTGGGACAGGCCGTGGCCCATGTGGCCCACGAAATCAAAAACCCCCTCATGATCATAGGTGGATTCACCAGCCAGTTGAAAAAGAGTCTGACCGGCGAAAAGGATCTTCACAAGCTGAACATGATCCTGGACGAGGTGGGCAGGCTGGAGAGGCTTGTGGCCGGGCTGGGCGATTTTACAAAAACCTATCGCCTTACAAAAAAAATGGCGAACGTAAACGATATCCTGCGAGACGTCATGAAGATCATGGCCGAGGTCTATCCTCCCAATCGTTACGGTTTCAGGGAGGAACTCTCTGACCAAATCCAGGAGATCCACTGCGATCCTGATAAGCTGAAACAGGTCTTTATTAACATTGTCTCGAACGGCTTCCAGGCCATGAACGAGGGTGGAAAGATCGCCGTTTCAACAGAGAGTATCCCGGAGGGAGTGGAGATCCGGATCAGCGACGAGGGGGTTGGAATCCCGGAAGAAGACCTCCATCACATCTTCGAGCCTTTTTACACCACACGGGAAAGAGGCTCAGGGCTGGGTCTCCCAATCTCATATAAAATCGTGGAAGCCCATGAAGGGGACATATCGGCCGTCAGTCGACCTGGAAAAGGAACCACCTTCATTATAAGACTGCCTGCCTGCTGA